In Deefgea piscis, the DNA window TTAGAACAAGTTGAAAATGCCGCTGAAATTGGTATGGAACATCATCTTGGATTAACGTGTGATCCTGTTGGTGGCTTGGTGCAAATTCCATGTGTAGAACGCAATGGTGTTGCTGCGGAAAAAGCAATTAAAGTCGCACAATTGGCGCTGATGGAAAACGGCGAGCACAAGGTGAGCCTAGACGAAGTCATTGCGACGATGTACCGCACGGGCATGGATATGCATAATATCTATAAGGAAACATCCCTGGGTGGTTTGGCGCTGACGGTGGGTGTGCCTGCGTGTTAACCCAATAACAGGAGGTAAGCACATGCAAAAAGTGCTGATGATTTGTACTGGCAATATTTGTCGCAGCCCAACTGCGGATGGTGTGTTGCGACATAAAGTGCTGGCACAGCATTTGGCGGGACAAATTGAAGTCGATTCTGCTGGAACGCAAAGTTATCATGTGGGTGAGGCGCCCGATCGACGGGCGCAAAAACATGCTTTGCGCCGTGGTTATGATTTGTCAGCTTTACGGGCTAGGCAAGTTAATGCTATGGATTTTGCTGAGTATGATTTGATTTTAGCTATGGATAAAAGTCACCTAGCTTACTTGAAACAGCATTGCCCTGTTAACCATCAGCACAAGCTGCGCTTATTTATGACTTTTGCGACCCAATCGAGCGAGCGTGAAGTGCCTGATCCTTATTACGGTGGGGATGCTGGTTTTGAGTTGGTGCTTGATTTGATTGAAGATGCTTGCGACGGGATTTTGCAATCTCTGCGTTAGCGGGTAAACCCCGATTTGCACTTAGGGCATAAAAAGCATTAAAATGCCGCCTTACCCTTCGGGGGAGTAGTCGCCTGCCTGAGTTTAGGTCTATTGCCTAATCGTTTGAGCAGGGTCTGTGTCAACATATTTGCAGCTGAACGCATGGCATAGATAGCGAGCTTTTTGCTTCGCCTGACGAGACCTGAAGTTATTGTCGCGTATTCCTGGATGGGCTACGCGCAATGACTTCTTGTTTCTGCCCATCCGGAGTGCTGTTTATGTTTGATACGTTGTTAGTTTCAACTGGCGTAGTGGCTATTGCCGAAATGGGCGATAAAACACAATTACTGTCGTTGATTCTTGCTGCCCGTTTTCGTCGGCCGTTGCCGATTGTGGCGGGCATTTTTGTTGCAACTGTTTTGAATCACTTTGCTGCTGCATGGATAGGGCAGCAGGTGGCTGGTTTGATTTCTGCCGAGATTTTGCGCTGGATTGTCGGACTTGGTTTCTTGGCGATTGCTGCGTGGGCTTTGGTGCCCGATAAAATCAGCGAAGAAGAATCACAAGTAAAACCGTACGGGGCTTTTGTTGCGACAACAATAGCGTTCTTTTTTGCCGAAATTGGTGATAAAACGCAAATCGCAACGGTCGCGTTGGCTTTAAAGTACACCCCATTGTGGCAGGTGGTTATGGGAACAACGATAGGAATGATGCTAGCCAATGTGCCCGCAGTGTATTTGGGTAATTGGATTGCCGCGCGAATGCATTTATTGCAAATGATTCGATTTGTTGCGGCTGGCGTCTTTGCGATTCTAGGTGTCTTGGCCCTGATGGGTGTTGCGGGTTAAAAATGTAGTTGAAAGAGAAGGCGAGCCTTGTGCTCGCTTTTGTTATTCGTTAATTAAAAAAACATCTCAGGGAGTAGGTATGCTGGAGTCTTTCTTTAAGCTAAAAGAAAACGGTACCGATGTAAGAACCGAAGTTATCGCAGGTTTCACTACATTTTTAACGATGGCTTACATCGTCTTTGTTAATCCGTCGATCTTAGCTAAAACCGGGATGGATTTTAATTCAGTGTTTGTCGCTACCTGTTTAGCCGCGGCATTGGGTACTGCAATTATGGCTTTAGTAGCCAATTATCCTATCGCACTTGCACCAGGTATGGGCTTAAATGCCTATTTCACCTATACCGTGGTTTTGGGTATGGGGGTTTCTTGGCAGGTAGCACTAGGGGCCGTATTTATCTCTGGGGTGATTTTTCTTTGCGTTTCACTCTTTAAAGTCCGTGAAGCGATCGTAAATGCGATCCCACACTCACTTAAATTGGCGATTTCTGCCGGTGTTGGTATGTTTTTGGCGATTGTTGCGCTGAAAAACGCGGGTGTGGTGACAGGTTCACCTGCTACTTTGGTTACCTTGGGTGATATTCATGCGCCGCAAACATTGCTGGCGATTTTTGGCTTCTTTTTGATCGTTGCTTTGGAATACCGCAAGGTGCATGGCTCGATTATTATTTCAATTTTGGCAGTCACTTTAATGTCAATTGGCATGGGGCTGTCTGAATTTAAAGGCGTATTTTCTGCTCCGCCGTCAATGGCGCCAACGTTCATGCAAATGGATTTAATGGGTGCATTAGATGTGGCCTTGTTGGGCGTGGTGTTTGTGTTGTTCTTTGTCGATTTGTTCGATACCACCGGTACTTTAGTGGGTGTTTCACACCGCGCTGGTTTGTTAGATAAAGATGGCAAGTTGCCACGCTTGAAAAAAGCCTTGCTGGCTGATTCAGTTGCAATTACTGCCGGTGCTGTGATGGGTACTTCTTCAAGTACCGCTTATGTTGAATCTGCCGCAGGCACTGCAGTTGGTGGCCGCACTGGTTTGACTTCTTTGGTTGTTGCGATTCTATTTTTATTGGCGTTATGGTTTTCGCCTTTGGCCGCCACAGTTCCAGCCTACGCAACAGCGCCAGCACTGTGTTATGTCGCCGTATTAATGACACGTGGTTTGGCTGAGATTGAATGGGATGATTTAACTGAGTCAGCACCGGCAGTCATGACCGCGCTGGCCATGCCATTTACCTTCTCAATTGCTGATGGTATTGCATTTGGCTTTATCAGCTATGCTGTGATTAAACTGTTGGCAGGCCGTTATAAAGACCTGAGTGCTGCAGTTTTGATTATTGCTGCGTTGTGGGTTGTTAAATTTGCCTTTTTCCATTAAGCGAGCGTTCGGATGAATAAATCCATTAGCAATAACGCATTACCTAATGCGAACTATATCCGTGATCGAATCCGAACTGTGGCCGACTGGCCGCAGGCTGGGGTTATGTTTCGCGATATCACGCCCTTATTGCAAGATAAGAAAACTTTTCGTCTGTTAGTGGATATTTTTGTCCATCGCTACATGGATCAAAAGTTAGATGTCGTCGCTGGAATAGATGCGCGTGGATTTATTTTGGGTGCGGTCGTCGCTTATGAGCTCAACCTCGGTTTTGTTCCTATTCGTAAAAAAGGCAAGCTGCCATTTGATACGATTGCCGAAGAGTATGAGCTGGAGTATGGCTCAGCTACCGTGGAATTGCATGCTGATGCATGTCAGGCTGGTGATCGCGTTCTACTGATTGATGATTTGGTAGCAACCGGTGGCACCATGATTGCCGCAGCAAACCTGTTGAAACGGCTGGGTGCTGAAGTTGTTGAAGCTGCAGCCATTGTTGATTTGCCAGAGTTAGGCGGCTCAAAATTGGTGAGAGATCAACATATTGAATTATTTACAGTTTGTGATTTCTCTGGGCATTAAATAAAGGCACTAACATTATTCATACCAAGGTGCTGATCAATTCATTGAAATAGCTTGTTTAGCTTGAATTGATTCACCTTTGTGTGATGTGTGGTGTTGTAAGTGTAATGAAACAAATAAAGGATTTATCGTGACGATGCAATTACCTGAAGCTAGAACTATTCTTGATAATGCGGACTGCCTGCATAATGAAGCTGAGGTTCAAGCTGCGTTAGACCAAATGGGTGAGGCCATGTGCGCCACATTGGCTCATACCAATCCCATTGTCTATACCGTACTCAATGGCGGCTTGATTGTGTCGGGACATTTATTGCCTCGTCTACGTTTTCCGCTTGAAATTTCATACATGCATGCCACACGTTATCGCAATGAAACGAGTGGTGGCGAGC includes these proteins:
- a CDS encoding low molecular weight protein-tyrosine-phosphatase — translated: MQKVLMICTGNICRSPTADGVLRHKVLAQHLAGQIEVDSAGTQSYHVGEAPDRRAQKHALRRGYDLSALRARQVNAMDFAEYDLILAMDKSHLAYLKQHCPVNHQHKLRLFMTFATQSSEREVPDPYYGGDAGFELVLDLIEDACDGILQSLR
- a CDS encoding TMEM165/GDT1 family protein, coding for MFDTLLVSTGVVAIAEMGDKTQLLSLILAARFRRPLPIVAGIFVATVLNHFAAAWIGQQVAGLISAEILRWIVGLGFLAIAAWALVPDKISEEESQVKPYGAFVATTIAFFFAEIGDKTQIATVALALKYTPLWQVVMGTTIGMMLANVPAVYLGNWIAARMHLLQMIRFVAAGVFAILGVLALMGVAG
- a CDS encoding NCS2 family permease, whose translation is MLESFFKLKENGTDVRTEVIAGFTTFLTMAYIVFVNPSILAKTGMDFNSVFVATCLAAALGTAIMALVANYPIALAPGMGLNAYFTYTVVLGMGVSWQVALGAVFISGVIFLCVSLFKVREAIVNAIPHSLKLAISAGVGMFLAIVALKNAGVVTGSPATLVTLGDIHAPQTLLAIFGFFLIVALEYRKVHGSIIISILAVTLMSIGMGLSEFKGVFSAPPSMAPTFMQMDLMGALDVALLGVVFVLFFVDLFDTTGTLVGVSHRAGLLDKDGKLPRLKKALLADSVAITAGAVMGTSSSTAYVESAAGTAVGGRTGLTSLVVAILFLLALWFSPLAATVPAYATAPALCYVAVLMTRGLAEIEWDDLTESAPAVMTALAMPFTFSIADGIAFGFISYAVIKLLAGRYKDLSAAVLIIAALWVVKFAFFH
- a CDS encoding adenine phosphoribosyltransferase encodes the protein MNKSISNNALPNANYIRDRIRTVADWPQAGVMFRDITPLLQDKKTFRLLVDIFVHRYMDQKLDVVAGIDARGFILGAVVAYELNLGFVPIRKKGKLPFDTIAEEYELEYGSATVELHADACQAGDRVLLIDDLVATGGTMIAAANLLKRLGAEVVEAAAIVDLPELGGSKLVRDQHIELFTVCDFSGH